A window of Kribbella amoyensis contains these coding sequences:
- a CDS encoding DUF5679 domain-containing protein yields the protein MAETWSGEFYCVKCKAKRTADGEVKVNDKGTRMAKAKCPECGTNLNRILGKA from the coding sequence ATGGCAGAGACCTGGAGCGGCGAGTTCTACTGCGTCAAGTGCAAGGCCAAGCGCACCGCCGACGGCGAGGTCAAGGTCAACGACAAGGGCACGCGCATGGCCAAGGCCAAGTGCCCCGAGTGCGGTACGAACCTGAACCGGATCCTCGGCAAGGCCTGA
- a CDS encoding M48 family metallopeptidase produces the protein MADSPPRPIPPYVDIRRSKRRKRTVSAYRDGERVVVLMPDRLSAAEEARWVETMLQRLEKQRSRSRVSDEKLLARAHELACRHLPEVPEPASVRWVSNQNRRWGSCTPADRSIRLSTRLQSMPSWVVDYVLVHELAHLVEPSHNAAFWKLVHRYPKAERAEGYLEGVSAAANLTLDDF, from the coding sequence ATGGCCGACTCCCCACCGCGCCCGATCCCGCCGTACGTGGACATCCGCCGCAGCAAGCGGCGCAAGCGGACCGTGAGCGCCTACCGGGACGGTGAGCGGGTGGTCGTGCTGATGCCCGACCGGCTCTCCGCCGCCGAGGAGGCGCGCTGGGTCGAGACCATGCTCCAGCGGTTGGAGAAGCAGCGCAGCCGATCCCGCGTGTCGGACGAAAAATTGTTGGCCAGAGCACACGAACTCGCGTGTCGCCACCTCCCGGAAGTGCCCGAACCTGCGTCGGTGAGGTGGGTTTCGAACCAAAACAGACGGTGGGGATCCTGTACTCCGGCGGACCGTTCGATCCGGCTGTCCACCCGGCTGCAGTCGATGCCGTCCTGGGTCGTCGACTACGTCCTGGTCCACGAACTGGCCCACCTGGTCGAACCGAGCCACAACGCGGCCTTCTGGAAACTGGTCCACCGCTACCCCAAAGCCGAAAGAGCCGAGGGCTACCTGGAAGGCGTCTCAGCCGCCGCCAACCTGACCCTCGACGACTTCTAG
- a CDS encoding MMPL family transporter, which translates to MARGQLTVRAARWSATHPWRAIAMWLVVVVACFALGNVTGTKESDNEGDIGEVTRAEDIVKSGNFDDPDVESVLITPTAGKLDQVRANQVAQVVTERMRALGGVADVAQPIVAPKQDAMILRVTLKDGDAEDRVQPLLDTTAKIQQEHPELRVEQVGGESIGKALEETLGEDFKRAEMFSLPVTLAILLVAFGALIAAAVPLLLALSAVAAAIGLAAAASHFVPAVDAVNSVILLIGMAVGVDYSLFYLRREREERAKGRGHVDAVEIAAATSGHAVVVSGTAVIISMAGLFLARDAVFSSFAVGSILVVAVAVVGSLTVLPAVLAKLGRWVDRPRIPLLWRLTARTGEPRFWPAVLKPALKRPLATLLVSVVALLALASPALGMNLKFPGTEDLPRDTAVMQAYDRLTAAFPSTGTSHQVAVRAPAAQQAAVETELAELVQRTKSDPLFAQDGLEKPRVSQDRTVTVLEVATPYEGGSEQARDSLAKLRNELMPETVGKVPGVEYAVGGFVAADVDYAAHTKAKLPLVIGFVLLLTMIVMMVTFRSVVVALTAIGLNILSAGAAYGVVTAVFQNTWAEGLLDFRSNGAVVSWLPLFLFVVLFGLSMDYHVFVVSRIREAVLRGVPTRQAVAQGITGSAGVVTSAAAVMIGVFAVFATLSTLDMKQLGVGLAVAILIDATIIRAVVLPSAMILLGEANWWAPKWLRGRRARHAAPPAPQEDERELTPVG; encoded by the coding sequence ATGGCCAGGGGACAGCTCACGGTCAGGGCGGCGCGCTGGAGTGCCACCCATCCGTGGCGGGCGATCGCGATGTGGCTCGTCGTGGTCGTCGCGTGTTTCGCGCTCGGCAACGTGACGGGGACCAAGGAGTCCGACAACGAGGGTGACATCGGTGAGGTCACCCGCGCGGAGGACATCGTGAAGTCCGGCAACTTCGACGACCCGGACGTGGAGAGCGTGCTGATCACGCCGACCGCCGGGAAGCTCGACCAGGTCCGGGCGAACCAGGTCGCCCAGGTGGTGACCGAGCGGATGCGCGCTCTCGGTGGGGTCGCGGACGTCGCTCAGCCGATCGTCGCGCCGAAGCAGGACGCGATGATCCTCCGGGTCACGCTGAAGGACGGTGACGCCGAGGACCGGGTCCAGCCGCTGCTCGACACCACCGCCAAGATCCAGCAGGAGCATCCCGAGCTGCGGGTCGAGCAGGTCGGCGGCGAGTCGATCGGCAAGGCGCTCGAGGAGACGCTCGGCGAGGACTTCAAGCGGGCCGAGATGTTCAGCCTGCCGGTGACCCTGGCGATCCTGCTGGTGGCGTTCGGAGCGCTGATCGCGGCGGCGGTGCCGTTGCTACTGGCGTTGTCCGCGGTCGCCGCCGCGATCGGGCTCGCCGCGGCCGCCTCGCACTTCGTCCCGGCGGTCGACGCGGTGAACAGCGTCATCCTGCTGATCGGGATGGCCGTCGGCGTCGACTATTCACTCTTCTACCTCCGCCGCGAACGGGAGGAGCGAGCCAAGGGCCGCGGCCACGTCGACGCGGTCGAGATTGCGGCGGCTACCTCGGGGCACGCGGTCGTGGTGTCCGGGACCGCGGTGATCATCTCGATGGCGGGGCTGTTCCTGGCCCGGGACGCGGTGTTCTCGTCCTTCGCGGTCGGCTCGATCCTGGTCGTCGCGGTCGCGGTGGTCGGCTCGCTGACCGTCCTGCCCGCAGTGCTGGCCAAGCTGGGTCGCTGGGTCGACCGTCCGCGGATCCCGCTGCTCTGGCGCCTGACCGCGCGGACCGGCGAGCCCCGGTTCTGGCCGGCCGTCCTGAAGCCGGCCCTGAAGCGCCCGCTCGCCACCTTGCTCGTTTCCGTGGTCGCGCTGCTGGCGCTGGCCTCCCCGGCACTGGGGATGAACTTGAAGTTCCCAGGCACCGAGGATCTGCCCCGCGACACCGCGGTGATGCAGGCGTACGACCGGCTGACCGCCGCGTTCCCGAGCACGGGAACCAGTCACCAGGTGGCCGTCCGGGCTCCCGCGGCGCAGCAGGCGGCCGTCGAGACCGAGCTGGCGGAGCTGGTTCAGCGGACCAAGAGCGACCCGTTGTTCGCGCAGGACGGGTTGGAGAAGCCGCGGGTCTCGCAGGACCGCACAGTCACCGTGCTCGAGGTCGCGACCCCGTACGAGGGCGGCAGCGAGCAGGCCAGGGATTCGCTGGCCAAGCTGCGCAACGAGTTGATGCCTGAGACGGTCGGCAAGGTGCCGGGAGTCGAGTACGCCGTGGGCGGGTTCGTCGCCGCGGACGTGGACTACGCCGCGCACACCAAGGCGAAGCTGCCGCTGGTGATCGGGTTCGTACTGCTGCTGACAATGATCGTGATGATGGTGACCTTCCGGTCCGTCGTGGTCGCGCTGACCGCGATCGGCCTGAACATCCTCAGCGCGGGCGCGGCGTACGGGGTGGTGACCGCGGTCTTCCAGAACACCTGGGCCGAGGGGTTGCTCGACTTCCGCTCCAACGGTGCGGTGGTGTCCTGGTTGCCGCTGTTCCTCTTCGTGGTGCTGTTCGGGTTGTCGATGGACTACCACGTGTTCGTCGTCAGCCGGATCCGCGAGGCCGTGCTTCGCGGGGTGCCGACGCGGCAGGCGGTCGCGCAGGGCATCACCGGATCGGCCGGTGTGGTGACGAGTGCGGCCGCGGTGATGATCGGGGTGTTCGCGGTCTTCGCGACGCTGAGCACGCTGGACATGAAGCAGCTCGGGGTCGGTCTCGCGGTCGCCATCCTGATCGACGCGACGATCATCCGGGCCGTCGTGCTGCCCAGCGCGATGATCCTGCTCGGCGAGGCGAACTGGTGGGCCCCGAAGTGGCTCCGCGGCCGCCGCGCCAGGCACGCCGCCCCGCCGGCGCCGCAGGAGGACGAGCGTGAGCTGACCCCGGTCGGCTGA
- a CDS encoding CGNR zinc finger domain-containing protein, protein MLAASVEYVNRLTPGWSGGTEYAGPEDEAQAVGEALVAIGYPQPTVRGEDARRLAVLAGRMRIVFETAHAGDLDRAAQEINALLLDTNARPQLDRRENGWSLHFHGPDDGLVNGWAAGCAAGLALAVGSDLAGRLGVCAARQCDRVFVDTSRNGQRRFCSAQCQSRVKAAAHRARRSG, encoded by the coding sequence GTGCTGGCCGCGTCCGTCGAGTACGTCAACCGGCTGACACCCGGCTGGTCCGGCGGCACGGAGTACGCCGGGCCCGAGGACGAGGCGCAGGCGGTCGGCGAGGCGCTGGTCGCGATCGGGTACCCGCAGCCGACCGTCCGCGGGGAGGACGCGCGGCGGTTGGCGGTACTGGCCGGGCGGATGCGGATCGTGTTCGAGACGGCGCATGCGGGCGACCTGGATCGAGCGGCGCAGGAGATCAACGCGCTCCTGCTGGACACCAACGCGCGACCGCAGCTCGATCGGCGGGAGAACGGGTGGAGCCTGCATTTCCACGGCCCCGACGACGGCCTGGTCAACGGCTGGGCCGCTGGTTGCGCGGCCGGACTCGCGTTGGCGGTCGGCAGTGACCTGGCCGGGCGGCTGGGTGTTTGTGCGGCGCGCCAGTGTGACCGGGTTTTCGTCGACACGTCCCGCAACGGTCAACGGCGCTTCTGCTCAGCCCAATGCCAGAGCCGGGTCAAGGCAGCCGCTCATCGAGCCCGCCGGTCCGGCTGA
- a CDS encoding MFS transporter: MIRKGMSIRVRAVRRTGDEDGPTEGILTMPTVETLTRVHRRQGAGLAVLALAILLVSLDTFVMLLALPPIASALGASSSQQLWIMDVYGFMVAGFMITMGSLGDRIGRRRLLLGAAAVFGIASVVAAYSTSPEMLIGARAGLGIAGAALTPCVLSIGMSLFDDPRRKAQAIGLLTGCFTVGAVIGPVVGGVLLQHFWWGSAFLIGVPAMVVLLIAGPFLLPEFRDQTAGRIDLPSVALSLGAILPAIQGLKQLASHGWGPVPAAFLVVGITLGWLFVRRQLRLTDPLLDLRLFRRLQFSATLGSMAAYSMTSGGVMVFVAQYFQLVQGLSPLQAGLALVPGMLTSTVSFQIAPVLARRIRPGRLTSGALLFTSAGMVLMVFADSVTGFVVAFAVECLGVAPLVVLGTNLVISSAPPEKAGAAAAITQTGNEFGYALGIAILGSIVTAVYRGSAPADAGDSLATALSAGLPEYPVDLAKSAFTDGVHVLAAIGAVVVTGLAVLLSRVLRSLPVLGDDGSH, encoded by the coding sequence ATGATCCGGAAGGGTATGTCGATCCGGGTCCGGGCCGTCCGACGCACTGGTGACGAGGACGGACCGACCGAAGGGATCCTGACCATGCCGACCGTGGAGACGCTGACCCGGGTGCACCGGAGGCAAGGGGCCGGGCTGGCGGTGCTCGCGCTGGCGATCCTGCTGGTCTCGCTGGACACGTTCGTGATGCTGCTGGCGCTGCCGCCGATCGCGTCCGCCCTCGGCGCGAGCAGCAGCCAGCAGCTGTGGATCATGGACGTGTACGGGTTCATGGTGGCCGGGTTCATGATCACGATGGGCTCGCTCGGGGACCGGATCGGGCGGCGCCGGCTGTTGCTCGGCGCGGCCGCGGTGTTCGGGATCGCCTCGGTGGTCGCGGCGTACTCGACCAGTCCGGAGATGCTGATCGGCGCCCGGGCCGGGCTCGGGATCGCGGGTGCGGCACTGACCCCGTGCGTGCTGTCGATCGGAATGAGCCTGTTCGACGATCCGCGGCGGAAGGCGCAGGCGATCGGCCTCCTGACCGGCTGCTTCACGGTCGGCGCGGTGATCGGCCCGGTCGTCGGTGGCGTCCTGCTGCAGCACTTCTGGTGGGGCTCGGCGTTCCTGATCGGCGTCCCGGCGATGGTCGTGCTGCTGATCGCGGGCCCGTTCCTGCTGCCCGAGTTCCGCGACCAGACGGCGGGCCGGATCGACCTGCCGAGCGTGGCGTTGTCGCTCGGCGCGATCCTGCCGGCGATCCAGGGGCTCAAGCAGCTCGCCTCGCACGGTTGGGGTCCGGTACCGGCGGCGTTCCTCGTCGTCGGGATCACGCTCGGCTGGTTGTTCGTGCGGCGGCAGCTGCGGCTGACCGATCCGCTGCTGGACCTGCGACTGTTCCGGCGGCTCCAGTTCAGCGCGACGCTCGGCAGCATGGCGGCGTACTCGATGACCTCCGGCGGCGTGATGGTGTTCGTCGCGCAGTACTTCCAGCTGGTGCAGGGGCTGTCGCCGCTCCAGGCGGGACTCGCGTTGGTGCCAGGCATGCTGACGTCGACGGTGAGCTTCCAGATCGCGCCGGTGCTCGCTCGGCGGATCCGGCCGGGTCGGCTGACCTCCGGTGCGCTGCTGTTCACGTCGGCGGGGATGGTGTTGATGGTGTTCGCCGACTCGGTCACCGGGTTCGTCGTCGCCTTCGCGGTCGAGTGCCTGGGTGTCGCGCCGCTGGTGGTCCTCGGGACGAACCTCGTGATCAGCTCCGCGCCGCCGGAGAAGGCGGGTGCGGCCGCCGCGATCACCCAGACGGGCAACGAGTTCGGGTACGCGCTGGGCATCGCGATCCTCGGTTCGATCGTCACCGCCGTGTACCGCGGATCGGCGCCGGCCGACGCGGGCGACTCCCTGGCCACTGCGCTGTCGGCGGGCCTTCCGGAGTACCCCGTGGACCTGGCGAAGTCCGCCTTCACCGACGGCGTGCACGTCCTCGCCGCGATCGGCGCGGTCGTCGTCACCGGCCTCGCGGTCCTGCTCAGCCGAGTACTGCGCTCGCTGCCCGTCCTCGGCGACGACGGAAGCCACTAG
- a CDS encoding ABC1 kinase family protein — MSDLPRKALSRTAKLASLPLGAAGRATVGLGKRIGGAPAEAVMAEFQRRTADQLFAVLGELKGGAMKFGQMLSLMETAMPEELAAPYRATLTKLQDSAPPMPASTVHTILARELGKRWRDRFEEFDDLPAAAASIGQVHRGRLKDGREVAIKLQYPGAAEALRADLRQLGRFARTFGTLVPGLDMKPLITELQERIGEELDYDREAQAQQQYADAFKGHPEFVVPRVVKHSPTVIVSEWIEGKPLSRVIADGTQEERDDLGLKYVRFMFSGPRLAGLLHSDPHPGNFRVMPDGRLGVVDFGLCARLPDGLPPAIGRLLRISLSGDGASVLAGLREEGFIKPRMEIDPDQLMDYLAPFAEPARTETFKFSRAWMREQANRAGDLRSPNASLALRLNLPPSYLLIHRVWIGGIAVLSQLEAEAPFREVLEEFLPGFAED, encoded by the coding sequence GTGTCCGACCTTCCCCGCAAGGCGCTGAGCCGCACCGCCAAGCTCGCCAGCCTGCCGCTCGGCGCCGCCGGGCGCGCCACGGTCGGGCTCGGCAAGCGGATCGGCGGGGCGCCGGCCGAGGCGGTGATGGCCGAGTTCCAGCGCCGCACCGCCGACCAGCTGTTCGCCGTCCTGGGCGAGCTCAAGGGCGGCGCGATGAAGTTCGGGCAGATGCTGAGCCTGATGGAGACGGCGATGCCGGAGGAACTCGCCGCGCCGTACCGGGCGACGCTCACGAAGCTGCAGGACTCCGCTCCCCCAATGCCGGCCTCGACCGTGCACACGATCCTGGCCCGCGAGCTGGGCAAGCGCTGGCGGGACCGGTTCGAGGAGTTCGACGACCTGCCGGCCGCGGCCGCGTCGATCGGCCAGGTCCACCGGGGCCGCCTCAAGGACGGCCGCGAGGTCGCGATCAAGCTGCAGTACCCGGGTGCCGCCGAGGCGCTGCGTGCGGACCTGCGCCAGCTCGGCCGGTTCGCCCGGACGTTCGGCACCCTGGTCCCCGGCCTGGACATGAAGCCGCTGATCACCGAGCTGCAGGAGCGGATCGGCGAGGAGCTCGACTACGACCGCGAGGCCCAGGCCCAGCAGCAGTACGCCGACGCCTTCAAGGGGCACCCCGAATTCGTCGTCCCGCGGGTGGTCAAGCACTCGCCGACGGTCATCGTGTCGGAGTGGATCGAGGGCAAGCCGCTGTCCAGGGTGATCGCGGACGGGACCCAGGAAGAGCGCGACGACCTCGGTCTGAAGTACGTCCGGTTCATGTTCAGCGGACCGCGGCTGGCCGGCCTGCTGCACTCGGACCCGCATCCGGGGAACTTCCGCGTGATGCCGGACGGGCGGCTCGGTGTGGTCGACTTCGGCCTCTGCGCGCGACTCCCCGACGGGCTGCCGCCGGCGATCGGGCGGCTGCTGCGGATCTCGCTGTCCGGGGACGGCGCCTCGGTGCTGGCGGGGCTGCGCGAGGAGGGGTTCATCAAGCCCCGGATGGAGATCGACCCGGACCAGCTGATGGACTACCTGGCGCCGTTCGCGGAGCCGGCCCGGACGGAGACGTTCAAGTTCAGCCGGGCCTGGATGCGCGAGCAGGCGAACCGGGCCGGCGATCTCCGCTCCCCGAACGCGTCCCTGGCGCTCCGGCTCAACCTGCCCCCGTCGTACCTGCTGATCCACCGGGTCTGGATCGGTGGGATCGCGGTGCTGTCCCAGCTCGAGGCGGAGGCGCCCTTCCGCGAGGTGCTGGAAGAGTTCCTGCCCGGGTTCGCGGAGGACTGA